One Oryza sativa Japonica Group chromosome 8, ASM3414082v1 DNA window includes the following coding sequences:
- the LOC4344776 gene encoding protein MIZU-KUSSEI 1 gives MSRLAAHMTLIITPSSALPKFPQGAATFPDAGRPPTALARMGGFAPHPVVVPTAAMDGTSSVSARTASSLSSSSSSLDDGGRGRPPPAGSTLELPSRKHYRYPSRSARLFQKLRRSLPLLTLAPRCGRMQVGSASEVAAAAASGGGGGGAADSHLMSHVVSSFSGAARPMRRVTGTLFGHRKGRVALALQETPRCLPTLVIELAIQTNALLRELANPAGARIVLETERRAPSTDAAAGKHRRAPPLLDVAAWTMFCNGRKTGLAVRREATDDDLAVLETLRPVSMGAGVLPASNRSSSSSSQSPEKGAAAADDEVAYMRGCFDHFVGSRDSESLYMIAPQGGGTGPELAIFFVRL, from the coding sequence ATGTCTCGCCTCGCCGCGCACATGACATTGATAATAACACCGTCGTCAGCGCTACCCAAATTCCCCCAAGGCGCCGCAACGTTCCccgacgccggccggccgcccaCGGCCCTCGCGCGCATGGGCGGCTTCGCTCCCCACCCCGTCGtcgtccccaccgccgccatggacgGGACCAGCAGCGTTAGCGCGCGGACGGCCTCGTctctgtcgtcgtcgtcgtcgtcgctcgacgacggcggccgtggCCGGCCTCCGCCGGCCGGGTCGACGCTGGAGCTGCCGTCGCGGAAGCACTACCGGTACCCTTCCCGGTCGGCGAGGCTGTTCCAGAAGCTGCGCCGCTCGCTCCCGCTGCTGACGCTGGCGCCGCGGTGCGGCCGGATGCAGGTCGGCTCGGCGAGCgaggtcgccgcggcggcggcgtccggcggaggaggaggaggagcagccgaCTCGCACCTGATGTCGCACGTCGTGTCGTCGTtctccggcgcggcgcggccgatGCGGCGGGTGACGGGGACGCTGTTCGGCCACCGCAAGGGCCGCGTCGCGCTGGCGCTGCAGGAGACGCCGCGCTGCCTGCCCACCCTCGTCATCGAGCTCGCGATCCAGACGAACGCGCTGCTCCGGGAGCTCGCCAACCCCGCCGGCGCGCGCATCGTCCTGGAGACCGAGCGCCGCGCGCCATccacggacgccgccgccggcaagcaccggagggcgccgccgctgctggacGTGGCGGCGTGGACCATGTTCTGCAACGGGAGGAAGACCGGGCTCGCGGTGCGGCGGGAGGCGACGGACGACGACCTCGCGGTGCTGGAGACGCTGCGCCCCGTCTCCATGGGCGCCGGCGTGCTCCCCGCCTCCaacaggtcgtcgtcgtcgtcgtctcagTCGCCGgagaagggggcggcggcggcggacgacgaggTGGCCTACATGCGCGGCTGCTTCGACCACTTCGTCGGCTCGCGCGACTCCGAGTCGCTCTACATGATCGCGCCCCAGGGCGGCGGCACCGGCCCGGAGctcgccatcttcttcgtcaggctatga